GCTCTCGCAGCCGACGAAGGTCGCGGACTTCATCGCCGCCGCCGCCGCGACGGTCTGAGAGGAGGGCGCCGATGCGGTGATCGATGCCTCGGGCGATCCGAGCGAGATGGCATCGCGTACCTCTTGCCCGGTTCGTCCAGGGCGGCGTCATCCCGACCACGACCGACGCCCTGCCGTCCGAACTGCTCCGCACCTGGGCCCGCCCCGAGGCGGCCGAACTCGGCGTGTTCTACGCCCTGGTGGCGCCCGACTATGCCGCCGTAGCGGAAAGCTATGTGCGCGCGCAGCAGGCGGCTCAGCCGTCGAACTGATCGCGTGACCGGCGAAGATCGCCGGGCGAACGCGACTGATAGAAAGCGAGACACGCAAATGCCCTATGGTTTCATGGACATCGCTATCACTCCCAGCGTTCGCCGCGCGCAAGCCGACATGGGCGCCGACCATCTCTGGTCCGACTTCACGGGGCATCGCCAATTCGATCGCCTCGGCTCTCGGGAGCGAGAGTTCCTCGCCCGGCGCGACAGCTTTTATATGGCCTCGGTTTCCGAAACGAGCTGGCCGTATGTGCAGCACCGCGGCGGCCCTGCCGGCTTCCTCAAGGCGGTCGACGATCAGACTCTCGCCTTCGCCGACTATAGCGGAAACCGTCAGTACATCACCACCGGAAACGTTGCGGCGGATAACCGGATCTGCTTGTTCCTGGTGGACTATCCGCACCGGGCGCGGCTGAAAATCTATGCGACGGCGGAGACGATGGCGTTCGATGCAGATCCGGACCTCCTCGCGGTGGTTGCTGACCAGGCATACGGCGC
This genomic stretch from Sphingomonas panacis harbors:
- a CDS encoding pyridoxamine 5'-phosphate oxidase family protein, producing MPYGFMDIAITPSVRRAQADMGADHLWSDFTGHRQFDRLGSREREFLARRDSFYMASVSETSWPYVQHRGGPAGFLKAVDDQTLAFADYSGNRQYITTGNVAADNRICLFLVDYPHRARLKIYATAETMAFDADPDLLAVVADQAYGAKIERIFRIHLKAFDWNCPQHIVPRFTEAEIAAGTQTLRDRLIALEAENADMRARLTGGDISPLGQGN